From Sporosarcina sp. Te-1, the proteins below share one genomic window:
- the hisD gene encoding histidinol dehydrogenase, which produces MRIIDEQQFWKEREQRQGLDWDSSIDQTVLGIIQDVRRRGDEALREMTKKFDGADVQELVVSSQEFEKARSLLSRKVYASLEKAKRRIEAFHSEQKERSWIIQQEDGVLLGQMVTPIERVGIYIPGGKAAYPSTVLMNAIPAKLAGVQHLAMATPPRQDGKVEPAVLVAAEIAGVDQVYKVGGAQAIAAFAYGTETVKKVAKITGPGNSYVARAKKWVFGDVAIDMIAGPSEVCIVADRAANPVFAAADLLAQAEHDERAAVTCVTTSRTFAEQLSLQVTELLRQMERGDIAHKSIDGQGRIIVVDTLTAALEIVNHLAPEHLQMMVENPMEQLPAIRNAGAIFIGPYSPEALGDYMAGPNHTLPTNGTAAFSSPLGVYDFMKKSSLIRFSEKALDDVAEDIIRLAEVEGLTGHAQSIRVREGSANAD; this is translated from the coding sequence ATGAGAATCATTGATGAACAACAGTTTTGGAAGGAACGAGAACAGCGGCAGGGATTGGACTGGGACAGCTCTATCGACCAGACGGTCCTCGGAATCATCCAAGATGTCAGGAGGAGAGGGGATGAGGCGCTCCGTGAGATGACGAAGAAATTCGATGGAGCTGATGTACAAGAGTTGGTCGTGTCTTCTCAGGAATTTGAGAAGGCGAGGTCTCTCCTCTCGCGAAAGGTATACGCCAGTTTAGAAAAGGCAAAACGGCGAATCGAAGCTTTCCATTCGGAGCAAAAAGAACGTTCTTGGATCATCCAGCAGGAGGACGGTGTGCTGCTTGGCCAGATGGTGACACCGATTGAGCGGGTCGGAATCTATATACCAGGCGGAAAAGCCGCTTATCCATCCACAGTTTTGATGAACGCAATTCCTGCGAAATTGGCGGGTGTCCAGCATCTGGCGATGGCGACGCCTCCCCGGCAGGATGGAAAAGTGGAGCCGGCTGTCTTGGTGGCTGCCGAGATAGCTGGTGTCGATCAAGTATATAAAGTAGGAGGAGCGCAAGCAATCGCCGCATTCGCTTACGGGACGGAAACAGTAAAGAAAGTAGCCAAAATTACTGGACCGGGAAACAGTTATGTCGCCCGTGCAAAAAAATGGGTGTTCGGCGACGTCGCGATCGACATGATTGCCGGGCCGAGCGAAGTATGCATAGTGGCGGACCGTGCAGCGAATCCAGTATTTGCTGCTGCGGATTTGCTTGCCCAGGCAGAGCATGACGAACGGGCGGCAGTGACATGTGTGACAACGAGCCGTACTTTTGCGGAACAGCTTTCCTTGCAAGTGACTGAACTGCTGCGACAGATGGAGAGAGGGGATATCGCCCATAAGTCGATTGATGGACAGGGACGGATCATTGTTGTTGATACGCTGACGGCTGCCTTGGAAATCGTCAACCATTTGGCGCCTGAACATTTGCAAATGATGGTGGAAAACCCGATGGAGCAACTGCCAGCTATCCGAAATGCAGGAGCGATTTTCATTGGACCGTACTCGCCAGAAGCACTCGGCGACTATATGGCGGGCCCTAACCATACATTGCCTACAAACGGCACTGCAGCCTTTTCATCACCGCTTGGTGTGTATGATTTCATGAAGAAATCAAGTCTCATCCGTTTTTCAGAAAAAGCGCTTGATGACGTAGCCGAGGACATCATTCGATTGGCGGAAGTCGAAGGATTAACAGGCCACGCCCAATCGATACGAGTAAGGGAGGGGTCAGCAAATGCGGATTGA
- the hisB gene encoding imidazoleglycerol-phosphate dehydratase HisB has translation MRIERLARRTNETAVELELNLDGIGKTDIRTGVGFLDHMLTLFTKHGRFDLKVECVGDLEVDQHHSTEDVGIVLGQAFAMCIGTKEGIERYATVSTPMDEALSTVSVDISGRSFLVYRVEGLKDKVGDFDTELVEEFFLAFTRHAGITLHIQLEYGKNSHHMIESIYKGFGRALCLASAVNPQISGVPSTKGAL, from the coding sequence ATGCGGATTGAGCGGTTGGCTAGACGAACAAATGAGACGGCTGTAGAGCTGGAACTCAACCTGGATGGCATAGGGAAGACTGATATTCGAACGGGTGTCGGATTCCTCGATCATATGCTCACATTATTCACAAAGCATGGCCGTTTTGATTTAAAGGTGGAATGCGTAGGCGATCTGGAAGTCGACCAGCACCATTCGACTGAGGATGTCGGAATAGTGCTTGGACAGGCGTTTGCCATGTGCATTGGAACAAAGGAAGGCATTGAACGGTATGCCACTGTGTCGACGCCGATGGATGAAGCACTCTCGACAGTCTCGGTCGATATTAGTGGACGTTCTTTCCTTGTGTATCGTGTTGAGGGATTAAAGGACAAGGTGGGTGACTTTGATACCGAACTAGTTGAGGAGTTTTTCCTCGCCTTTACTCGGCATGCCGGTATTACGCTGCACATCCAATTGGAATACGGAAAAAATAGCCACCATATGATCGAGTCGATTTATAAGGGCTTTGGCAGGGCGCTTTGCCTTGCGAGTGCTGTTAATCCACAAATTAGCGGAGTGCCTTCCACAAAAGGCGCATTATAG
- the hisA gene encoding 1-(5-phosphoribosyl)-5-[(5-phosphoribosylamino)methylideneamino]imidazole-4-carboxamide isomerase, whose product MILFPAIDIRGGNCVRLLQGNYDNEVIYHNSPVEMARDFERQGAEFIHIVDLDGARSGNTVNRQVIQDVAAAVRVPVQVGGGIRSLEVVESYLTGGINRVIIGTAAIANRTFLREAAALYKGRIAVSIDARNGFVATDGWTETSSVKAVDLLEELQQAGVSTVVYTDILKDGMLQGPNFEELGQINQSTDLDIIASGGVSTEEDVRKLADMGLYGAIVGKALYEGKVSINSLQEAVNR is encoded by the coding sequence TTGATTTTATTTCCTGCAATCGATATACGCGGCGGCAATTGTGTGCGCTTGCTTCAAGGGAATTATGACAACGAAGTGATTTATCATAATTCGCCTGTTGAGATGGCGAGGGATTTTGAAAGGCAAGGCGCAGAATTTATTCATATTGTCGACTTGGATGGTGCTAGGTCAGGTAACACCGTCAACCGGCAAGTGATTCAAGATGTTGCAGCTGCAGTGCGTGTCCCTGTGCAAGTGGGAGGCGGCATCCGATCGCTCGAAGTAGTAGAGTCTTATTTAACTGGCGGCATAAACCGGGTCATTATCGGAACCGCCGCCATAGCGAACCGGACATTTTTGCGGGAGGCAGCCGCTTTGTATAAGGGAAGGATTGCTGTTTCAATTGATGCCCGCAATGGATTCGTGGCTACGGACGGATGGACGGAAACGAGCTCTGTGAAGGCGGTGGATTTACTTGAGGAGCTTCAGCAGGCTGGTGTGTCCACTGTTGTTTACACAGATATATTAAAAGATGGAATGCTACAAGGCCCAAACTTTGAAGAACTGGGACAAATCAATCAATCCACCGATTTGGATATCATCGCATCAGGCGGTGTTTCAACAGAAGAGGATGTTCGGAAATTAGCAGACATGGGGTTATACGGGGCTATAGTCGGAAAAGCGTTATATGAAGGAAAGGTATCCATCAATTCATTACAGGAGGCGGTCAATAGATGA
- the hisF gene encoding imidazole glycerol phosphate synthase subunit HisF has protein sequence MKPKRIIPCMDIDNRKVVKGRKFLDVQELADPLERAEKYVADGADELVFYDISASVDGREMFLDLIQEIAAVVPIPFIVGGGIKSLEDIENVLTAGGDKVSINSAALTDPALIPNAVERFGSERVMLSMDVKRAGDGKWTVFAKAGKEDTGIDAIEWAKTGERWGAGELVVNSIDEDGVKAGYDIALYKALDEAVSIPIVASGGAGTKEDFLEVLTNGRVEAALAASVFHYDEIGIMDVKQFLQDRGIDVKDDCYAE, from the coding sequence ATGAAGCCGAAACGAATTATTCCATGTATGGACATTGATAATAGGAAAGTCGTAAAAGGAAGAAAATTTCTCGATGTACAAGAGCTGGCGGACCCTTTGGAACGTGCGGAAAAGTATGTGGCAGATGGAGCGGATGAACTCGTATTCTATGATATTTCCGCATCTGTCGACGGACGGGAGATGTTCTTGGATTTAATTCAAGAAATTGCGGCTGTCGTGCCGATTCCCTTTATCGTTGGAGGAGGGATCAAGTCGCTGGAGGATATTGAGAATGTGCTGACAGCCGGGGGCGACAAAGTCTCCATTAACAGTGCGGCGCTAACGGATCCGGCATTGATACCGAATGCCGTGGAACGCTTTGGATCGGAACGTGTGATGTTGTCGATGGATGTAAAGCGAGCTGGAGACGGCAAGTGGACGGTGTTTGCCAAAGCTGGAAAAGAAGATACCGGAATCGATGCCATCGAATGGGCAAAGACAGGGGAGCGCTGGGGAGCAGGAGAGCTGGTCGTCAACAGTATTGATGAGGATGGCGTAAAAGCAGGCTATGACATTGCATTATACAAGGCACTGGACGAAGCGGTCAGCATCCCGATCGTGGCGAGTGGCGGCGCGGGAACGAAAGAGGACTTCTTGGAAGTGTTGACGAATGGGCGGGTGGAAGCGGCCTTGGCAGCGTCGGTATTTCACTATGACGAGATCGGTATTATGGATGTAAAACAATTTTTGCAAGACCGTGGTATTGACGTGAAGGATGATTGCTATGCTGAATAA
- the hisIE gene encoding bifunctional phosphoribosyl-AMP cyclohydrolase/phosphoribosyl-ATP diphosphatase HisIE yields the protein MLNKLEGLRFNDEGLIPAIVQDQRTGDVLMLAYMNEEAIQQTIETGETWFYSRSRQKLWNKGATSGNRQYVKSLSLDCDKDTILIQVEPLGPACHTGEETCFFTPVSREFKSRNILLELSDEIQSRRQNPLEGSYTSYLFREGIDKVCKKIGEEATEVVIAAKNGDPTELKNELADLVYHAMVLMDIVGVTTDDVVHVLRERRMKKEVPAND from the coding sequence ATGCTGAATAAGTTGGAGGGACTGCGGTTTAACGATGAAGGGTTGATTCCAGCAATTGTGCAGGACCAAAGGACAGGCGACGTATTGATGTTAGCTTATATGAATGAGGAAGCGATCCAACAAACGATTGAAACGGGGGAAACATGGTTTTACAGCAGATCCAGGCAAAAACTATGGAACAAAGGAGCGACCTCGGGCAACCGGCAGTATGTGAAGAGCCTATCCCTCGACTGTGATAAAGATACTATATTAATCCAAGTCGAGCCACTGGGTCCTGCTTGCCATACAGGTGAAGAAACTTGTTTTTTTACGCCCGTTTCTAGAGAATTCAAGTCCCGCAATATATTGCTCGAACTGTCGGATGAGATCCAAAGCAGACGCCAGAATCCATTAGAAGGCTCTTATACTTCCTATCTATTTCGGGAAGGGATCGATAAAGTATGCAAAAAGATTGGAGAGGAAGCGACGGAAGTTGTCATCGCCGCTAAAAACGGGGATCCAACCGAACTGAAAAATGAGCTGGCTGATTTGGTCTACCACGCCATGGTCCTAATGGACATTGTTGGTGTAACGACGGACGATGTCGTTCACGTATTACGTGAGAGGCGTATGAAAAAGGAAGTGCCTGCAAATGACTGA
- the hisC gene encoding histidinol-phosphate transaminase has protein sequence MTELWSQMVKRTVPYIPGEQLEQEGLIKLNTNENPYPPSPTVFQAIQEEMKRNLERYPSPSADELRGAIAERFGLSAKNVFVGNGSDEVLAFSFMAFFEPGNPVLFPDITYSFYPVYAKLFNIPYEQIRLNDDFTLPVERFFQSEGGVILPNPNAPTGLYEELDQIKRIVQENKGRVVIIDEAYIDFAPTSAVGLVHTYNNLLIVQTMSKSRSLAGLRVGYAIGDETLIEGLTRIKDSFNSYPVDRLALAGAKASFEDNEHFSNTTAAILSTRERVIKQLRTLNFSVLPSATNFILVKHDHLNGCSLYEELKARGILVRHFNTTRISNYIRVTIGTEEQMDIFLNELTAILASASPVHP, from the coding sequence ATGACTGAGTTGTGGAGTCAAATGGTGAAGCGAACCGTTCCTTACATACCAGGTGAACAGCTGGAACAGGAAGGTCTGATTAAGCTGAATACGAATGAAAATCCGTATCCGCCAAGTCCAACTGTCTTTCAAGCCATCCAAGAGGAAATGAAACGAAATTTAGAGCGCTATCCTTCGCCAAGCGCTGATGAATTACGGGGAGCGATCGCAGAGAGGTTTGGCCTTTCAGCGAAAAATGTGTTCGTCGGCAATGGTTCCGATGAAGTGCTCGCTTTTTCTTTTATGGCATTTTTCGAACCCGGCAATCCGGTCTTGTTTCCCGATATTACCTACAGTTTCTATCCGGTTTATGCCAAACTCTTCAATATCCCTTATGAACAAATCCGTTTGAATGATGATTTTACGTTGCCAGTGGAACGATTTTTCCAATCGGAGGGAGGCGTTATTTTACCTAATCCGAATGCGCCGACCGGTTTATACGAGGAATTGGATCAGATCAAACGGATTGTGCAGGAAAACAAAGGCCGTGTAGTCATCATCGACGAAGCCTATATTGATTTTGCACCGACGTCTGCTGTCGGGCTTGTCCACACGTATAATAACTTGCTCATAGTTCAAACGATGTCGAAATCGAGATCTCTTGCGGGTCTTCGGGTCGGATATGCCATTGGAGACGAAACGTTGATCGAAGGATTGACCCGTATTAAGGATTCCTTCAACTCGTATCCAGTCGATCGTTTGGCGTTGGCGGGGGCTAAGGCTTCCTTTGAAGACAACGAGCATTTTAGCAATACGACAGCTGCTATCCTCTCCACTCGGGAGCGGGTGATCAAGCAATTGCGTACATTGAATTTTTCGGTCCTTCCTTCTGCCACGAATTTCATTCTTGTGAAGCACGACCATTTGAATGGATGCAGCTTATATGAAGAATTAAAAGCACGAGGGATTCTCGTCCGGCATTTCAACACGACGAGAATTTCCAATTATATCCGTGTCACAATTGGCACCGAGGAACAAATGGATATTTTTTTGAATGAATTGACAGCCATTTTGGCATCCGCTTCGCCTGTCCATCCGTAA
- the rlmN gene encoding 23S rRNA (adenine(2503)-C(2))-methyltransferase RlmN, translating to MKKSIYGLTLEQLTDWLVEQGQKKFRAAQVWDWLYKKRVVRFEDMTNINKECIQLLEDHFQIQTLEQEVKQVSADGTIKFLFKMQDGNLIETVLMKFPYGQSVCVTTQVGCNIGCSFCASGLLRKNRDLDAGEIVGQIMKVQEHLDELGQDERVSHIVVMGIGEPFDNYTNLMNFLRVVNDQKGLSIGARHITVSTSGLTPKIREFAEENIQINLAVSLHAPNNELRTQIMKINKAYPIEKLMEAIDYYLETTNRRITFEYILLNDVNDHAAEAEQLAKLLYNKRHLSYVNLIPYNPVDEHSQYQRSEPASIKTFYETLKKRGINCGVRLEHGTDIDAACGQLRSKQIKKNKVNA from the coding sequence ATGAAAAAATCAATTTACGGTTTGACTTTGGAGCAGCTGACAGATTGGTTAGTGGAACAAGGACAGAAAAAATTCCGTGCCGCACAAGTATGGGACTGGCTCTATAAAAAACGAGTGGTCCGCTTTGAGGACATGACAAATATAAATAAAGAATGCATTCAACTGTTGGAGGATCATTTCCAAATCCAAACATTGGAGCAGGAAGTAAAACAAGTATCAGCAGATGGCACCATCAAGTTTTTATTCAAAATGCAGGACGGCAATTTGATTGAAACGGTATTGATGAAATTTCCTTACGGCCAATCGGTCTGCGTAACGACACAAGTCGGTTGTAATATCGGCTGCAGTTTCTGTGCGAGCGGGTTGTTGCGGAAAAACCGGGACTTGGATGCTGGAGAAATTGTTGGCCAGATCATGAAGGTCCAAGAGCATCTAGACGAACTGGGACAGGACGAACGTGTCAGTCATATCGTCGTTATGGGAATCGGAGAACCGTTTGATAACTATACGAATTTGATGAATTTCCTTCGCGTAGTGAACGACCAGAAAGGCTTGTCAATCGGAGCGCGACATATTACCGTATCCACAAGCGGCTTGACGCCGAAGATCCGGGAGTTCGCAGAAGAGAATATTCAAATCAATCTGGCTGTGTCCTTGCATGCACCGAATAATGAGTTGCGTACACAGATCATGAAAATCAACAAAGCCTATCCAATTGAAAAATTGATGGAAGCAATTGATTACTATTTGGAAACGACTAATCGCCGGATTACGTTTGAGTATATCCTATTGAATGATGTGAATGATCACGCTGCGGAGGCAGAACAGTTGGCGAAGCTGCTGTATAATAAGCGGCACTTATCATATGTCAACTTGATACCGTACAATCCGGTTGACGAACATAGCCAATACCAACGAAGCGAACCGGCCTCGATCAAGACATTTTACGAAACGCTGAAAAAACGGGGAATCAATTGCGGCGTGCGTCTGGAACACGGAACGGACATTGATGCCGCGTGCGGACAATTGCGCAGTAAGCAGATCAAGAAGAATAAAGTGAACGCTTAA